The sequence below is a genomic window from Chaetodon auriga isolate fChaAug3 chromosome 8, fChaAug3.hap1, whole genome shotgun sequence.
GGTTGCACGTGTGGCATTTTGGGTCGGATCGCCAACATGGCTATAGAGCAGAGTCTAAATTTAGTTTCAGAGGAAGTACATACAACTTACATTCTACATGGTTCAAGAGGCGCACACGGTAActcttaatttatttttattttttcatttgtttaacatTTGGTATAATGTTTGTATGAGTGACTTTGAATGGACAATTTAACGTTTTCATGCTAACTTGCTGGGACCGGtcaaatgttgttgttgagcCTGTCTAAAAGCTGGACATTTgtagagagagagctgtgtatttcaaacattgttttttatgtctttatttttatagttttcACGGTGTCTgcggaggaggaaacaaagattaaaatgtaaaagacatCTGTATGTTGCGTGGCCATTATTTACTGAACCAGTGTAGCTATAACCACTAAGCAGCAACTTGCTTCAAagtatcagagcaacaaggactgGGTTAACTAGGTCCTACATTAAGTAAGTGACTGCAGTCAGGttgtcagaatcagatacctggcTGACAGCGAAATGCTGTGgacatccctgcattatatcaatgaaaacacaaattcagcaCCTGgtaattttatgttttatttgggGGACATACACACATCACTTTCACGCTGTGCTTCAGTTTTGATTTCGAGAGAGGCAACTGACAAGTGAGACAACTGGTAGGAGAGGATGACGCATGGCAGAGATGGGCAGGACGCTTTATGCTTGACAGATTTGTTCCTTGTCAATCGGAAGGTTGACAACTGAATAAAGGCTCTGGGAGTAATGAGGGAGAAACTACAACTCCCACAGTATCTTGTGTTCGGTTACCTTGGTAACGTTTGACGTCAGTCGCCCCTTCTCGGGCCGTGCCTTGGACTGGTGTGATTGGAGGGAAACCCCGTGGACTACATTCATACTGACCGGCCCAGACAATCAGCTGTAGTTCGGTACACCGACATCGCTGCTATCTGCTAGTACTCAGGTATGAAAGGACTCAATGCTTTTAAAATTGCACTTTTACGTTTGTATAGTTCATAAAAgctttattatgttttttaagTTATCTTTAAGTGTAGCTATAACGGAAACGCATTGTCTGCAATCGACTACCGTTATGGCGCTTCATCCAACGGCGACAGTCGTCAGACCGAAGAACAATGGTTAGCTCAGCTACAGTTTGGGATATGTCTAAGAGCTGGTTTCCCAGTCCAACATCAGACGGCGAAGGCGTGTCTCGTCGAAGGCAAAACCTGTGATACTCTGTGACACTGGTTAATCTGGTCAACTTCAGAAATTAGTCAGGTGATGTCTAGTGATTAAGTGTCGCAGTCGGGTATGAAGAACTATCGCTGGtaaataatgttatttttgaGGTATTGTCCCGATTTCAGTGTCAGCGTCTGTAACATTGTAATACAGATTTGCAGACAGTGACAGCAAGGTATAACATTCGCGGTACTGAGAATACTGTagtgtattgtttttgtttgctattTTAAGGTGTCAGGTAATATTAGCATATTATCAAAATCAACAGGACGAGAAAGGTGCGATTCTTACCACATCAGCCCCAGACGTGCAGCCAAACTAAGATACACACCTTCTAAACGCTTGTATTTGCGGTAACTCACTCAATCAAGCTCATAATGTTTCAGTTTGAGGTTAAGACAAATATTTGTAGGACTGTGTACACATTAAGAGCGTGACAGAGTAACGTTAGCTATAAACATAGTTGTAACGCCCAACAGTTAGCCCATCTATCAAATGCCTCTGTTTCAGGAAATAGTCGGCGCCCTACTGGAAATTAGTCACGAGGCCGCAGCGATAAATGGCTACATAGTGGCATATAGCGGTAACGTTAGCGGTTCCTTTTCATTCATACAATGGTGTTTGTCGTTGGCGAGCCACAGGTACGGGGAtgggtgtggtgtgtgtgtacctaCACGGGAGGTACATCTATGCTTGGCATCGATAGGTATAAGTTACAAGAACAACTTCTTCTTGCATATATGTATACCATGACTGTAGCGTGCATTCTTCCGGTGAATAGTCTCTTATGTGCACACGTGGCTTGAACTGTAATTATGAATTACATTTTCGGGCATATGTACCCATTACAAATGCGTGCACACCCTGTTTTAACTTATCCATCGGGGTCATGTTACATTTTACACCGTGACAGGCCCTACAATGTctctgcattctgtttttagaATTTAAtaaacctgaaaatgaaaacaatttcGTAGTTTATGTGAGTGTTTTGGAGTGGTGGTACAAGTCCGATtccaagtaaaaaaaaaaaaaaaaaatctgaaaatgcattttgtttttactgacattttactAGGGTTGCAGCATGTGAGCTTTTCACAGTAAGATAACAGTTTCAGGATATTAGCCATCAATTTTCATATCATGATGTACCAATTTAACCCTACGTTCTACACAGCATCCCATCTTTgttggaattggggttgtggTAATGCAGGGGTAGGGTAATACACAGGGTAATACACATTTAGtacttttatgtgtttaaaCACATCCTTCGctgtaacaaaaataaataatggggggggggggggggggggcggacaTGCATTGCACCCTGGTCACTGTGGTAAGGACACAGCCTTAGTACATGGGCCGCATGCTCCTCCAGGTGAGCTGTTGCGGCGCTTGTGTAGTACCACACTTGacctgtaaaacataaaaaatccCTTTGAAGAGAATTATGGtatgttttattgatttattcagTTCCATTTGGTTGCCAAACTCTGGAGGAGGTGTGACGTGTGTTGAgaatttgttgtctttctccatctcaGGGCATATTTTCAACACGGCACACTACACGCACTGTCATGGAAAAAAGTGATTGATTGTGTGGAAGCCTGCTGGCTATTATAGATGGGTCACACAGATGTAGGCTACTGATGTGGTGATTTGTGTGCGTGTCAAGTTTACATACTGACTGCTTTTACATTTCTATCTGCTGGTATCTTACTTTTCTCATCTTACAAACCTATAGCATTCAACACTGTTTAGTAATTAGGCAATACAGTGCTttattacaataataaaaatatcacCACTTTTCAAAGATTCTGATTTTCTCATATCGCCCTGCTCACAGGCCTTATAGGCATATATTTTTAATGCCACTGCATTTGTACTTACTGAGCCTTCCAGTGTAGCCAAGAAAGATGCGTCTCAaacaatgaatattttcattctAAAAGCCTTGAGCTTCCACGGTGTGCATCAGTGTTTCCTTGTAGAACTACTTCCTAAGGAGGGCAGCAAGCCTAAAAAAACAGCAGTTACATCATGTGCCACAACTTCCGTTAACCTATTTATTTAGTGTGGTGTGGCAGCTTCTGTGGACTGAGCAGAGACCCACATCTATTGATTCAGTTGAGAGCCAATACAGATGACTTTTCCTAATAGTTCAAACACTCATTAGCCTCATGAAATAAAATTTTGTGTGCTGTACTTACTGTAGCATAGCTACACATTAATTAATGGGTACCTCAGGTAAATGATTACCAGTCCAAATAGAATATGTCCTGTTGTCACACACTTAATTGACCTCCAGGTGTCCTCTTTTCCCCTTTGCTTTCCAGTGAGGAGTCATGACCGAGGGACCCCAGAAGGAACTGGTGCAAAGGGCCAAGCTGGCCGAGCAGGCTGAGCGCTATGATGACATGGCTGCTGCAATGAAGGCTGTGACGTGCGACAGTGAGGAGCTGTCGAATGAGGAGCGTAATCTGCTCTCAGTGGCCTACAAGAATGTGGTTGGTGCCCGCCGCTCCTCTTGGCGTGTGGTGTCCAGCATTGAGCAGAAGGCTGAGGGCTGCgaaaagaagaagcaaatgGCTAAAGAGTACCGGGAAAATATTGAGTCTGAGCTGGAAAACATCTGCAGGGAAGTGCTGGTGAGATAACATTTTATTAGAAAACATTGCTGGCTTTATCTGTTACAGtaattatttctgtcatttagaCACGACTGTTATGGAAAGTATGGTAATAGGTTGGAAAGTAGGACTCTTTAAGGCAAAATTTATAGAAAGGTTACCTTAGGCAAATTATGTTAGCCAGTAATCTCCTTTTTGACTTtcaaaaaatgtgaagaaatgctGGACGACTGAGAATTGAGTCGAACTCTACAGTCATACCTTGCTTCAACGACTCATGTTGTTGGGTGTATCCTTTCTGTCAACAAGACGGAGTGGACCTTGTAGAGAAGTGCCACGCCTTGACCGCTTCATTTCTATTCCTGGCTGTCTCACAGCGATCCAGCCAAAGTTTTGTGGCTTTAATTTTCTGTCATCAGTGATGATCTTATCTTATCCTGGCATTCTTCCTCACACATGCCTCTGGAATtggaaaaaagtgttttaagTGGGTTAAGAGTATCTAAAATGATACTTGCttaagaagaaaagagagagctaaaaacaggaaagggaaacaaacaaaatgtaaggTACAACAGACgttaaaaagacacaaaatttCAAACACTACACAGCATAAGGCGAGACAAAGGGCAGTGTGAATAAATGAGTCTTTAGCTGCTTTTTAGAAGCATCAATAGATACTGCTCTATGGAAGTCTATAGGAAGAGCATTCTACAGAGCCACTGCTTCACAGGCGCGatcacttttttgttttcagttgaacGTGAGGAACAAAGCCCTGGCCATAAGACCCAAGTGGCCTACTGGTGATATAAGGATGGAGCAGGTCAGACATGCAAACAGGTGCCTGACCATGCAGGTCTATTTGTGAGAACAAGAACCTTAAAATGAATCCAGTAACTTGTTGGGAGTCTAGTATAACAAAGATAAGACGAGTGTGATGTGAGTTCTACTGGATGGTTAACAGCATTGCAGCTGCATTCTGGACCATTTGTAGATGGTCCAGAGATGATTTGCTGAGGCATTACAGAAGTCTAGATGGGatgacataaaaacatgaatgatcgtctgtgcctgtgtttgccaatgtttcaaaaatgaagaaacatgtaTGGGTCATTGAATTTGGTCATACATAGCCTGATCAAATATAACAGGTTTCTAAGATTACAGCTGAAGAAAGGGACCTGATATGCTGAGCATCCTTGCCTTGGAAGCTATGCTATCTGAAGCATTGATAGGGACCTCATCAGCACCTAAATGTAAAACATTGTTATAGCCATTCAGTTCTTGCAAAACGGTCACATATAGTGGGATATCATCAGCGTAGCAGTGGTAAGAGATAccttttttaatttgctttttttttctaatttgctAATAATATGACCGGataatgcaaagaaaataatataGGACCAAAGACATAATCCTGAGAGACACGCCACAGGAAATGGTAGCATGTAGGGACCAAGCAACACAGACTACCCAAGAGATAGGAGGAGAATCACTCCAGTGCTGTCCCAGAGACACCCGCCCACTGCCTAAGCCAGGATCAAAAGCTGCACTACAACAGAACAGTCAACCCAGTAGAGGACAGAAGACATCATTATGTCATTGGAGACTCTGAGAAGAGTTGTTTCAGTGGAAAGTTTCTGAGGAAAACCAGATTGGAATTTATCTAAAATGTATGCAGTCAAGACAACAGTGAGCTGTTTGGCAACAGCTTTGTCTAATATGTTTGAGATAAAAGCGAGAAAGTTATTGCAATCCTTATTTAAAATGACATGTAAGGCACATCAGGAGGAGCAGGATTGGCAACGTTGTTGATGGTGTCAAACGGGACATTACAGTTGTGTTTACTGGAGGCAATTAGGTCAGAAAAGTAAGAAAACCTCCCATCCTTAACTGTGTTCCATTATAAGTTACATGAACTTGTAGCTTGGTGGATTTCTACAGTCAATGAATTGACAAAGGGAATAAGTCTCATTTTACTAGGGGCAAGGGATGTTCCTGGCAGCTTGTGAGCCATTTTGAACCATTAATAAACCACATTCTTCAATAaccaaatcacattttaaatgcagctgaaatgtgtgGCCCTTCGCACTGTGCATCAGGATTTCCATTAGAAAAAAATTGAGCTGGTTcatgtgtcctggaagatttcagtgttCTGGACAAATGGGGAAAAATTTGGGTCAAATATTACCTATGTctatggaccctattttctcatgtttttgtgtaatttgtCAAGATtacatattttatattgttgtcAAACACTCAGAATAacagtctgagcctgtcagtggcaaagaCTTGCAGTTTTAGTGGATGCACATGGTGCCTAAACACCCacagggattacattgcagcccatTTCTTGgcttccagctgcagcattgTCGTTCAATACTGGAACAACTTCAGAAATTGTTGtttccattagtcacttggacacaaaaacgTGTGGAAATAaggtccataatcagataagTGACTAACTTTAAGTTTAACTTGTGTAAACTgtcttttggcaataaataaatggatgaggatgatgaagttAAACGAGGATAAAAATGAAATCCTACTAGTCggcaaagaggaagagaagtggTGTTTAATAATCGggggaaattaactccctggattaaatctgaccTTACAAGTCTTGGTGTTATCATAGATCTGTATCTCAGGTTGACGTCCCCCTCAACAAGGTGATGaaacttcatttttccacaTTAGAAACATAGCTAAAGTAAGACCATTTCTAAaccaaaaagatgctgaaaaactgattcatgcctttatttcaaacCGACTGgattactgtaacacactaTTTACTGTactcctgaaaaaaaaaaaaaaaaaaaaaaaaagacttcagctcattcaaaacgCTCTGCAGCTCGTCtgttaaccagaaccaagaggagacaGCACATCCGTCTAGTTTTAGCTGTTCTGCACTGACTTCCCGTAACATTTCGAACTCATTTTAAGGTCCTGTTCCTTGTATACAAAACCCTTAATGGactaggaccaagctacatcaCTAACTCCCTGAAACAGCCAAAAGAAAATCAGTGATGATCAACCTTTGCCCCAAAGCTCTTGAACACACTACCTATAGACATCAGGGAAGGCAGCTAGctaaatatatttaaaagaaagttaaaaacttatctcttcactttagccttaAACTAGCAATGATTTTTCTGATAGAGGCCTAAAACAAttgtgctttgctttgcacttatgcactgctgcacttcttttaaaatgtatgcGACTTGACTTGATGCATTCATTGCactatatttttaattttattttattactaatattcagtgcttttattttccatcttattttaaGCGTCCTCTTATTTTCCAACCCTATTCTATTAATTTTACTTTCATTATCAAGtgttttttattctgcatcttattttaaatacattttctgtccctgtctTATGTTCATtctgcatgtgatttctttgttgtaaagcactttgagcatgaaaaggtgctatacaaacaagtttatttttattattaataactGAATGCACCTTCAACAGATTTACGTCTGATCATGGGTGCAGTAAAGAGACCAGTGTCTGATCTGAGAGCTCTGGGGGGCTTGTAAGCAGTGAGATGTATTTGGGAGCTAGACCATTAAGTGATTTGTAGACAGTGAGCAATATTTTGAAATCAATTCTGTATTTTAATGGAAGCCAGTGAAGTGATGTAAGTACGGGtctatgttttattttcttcctagTGAGTACTCtactgcagcattttgaatGAGGTGGAGTCCTCCCACAGTCTTTATGGCAAAGGGGAGGAGGGCATTGCAGTAATCTAGCCTAGAGGAgatgaatgcatgaaccagtttttcagcatctgacTGAGACAAGATGAATTAATTTTGGAAATATTTATGTGATAAAATGTCATCCTAGTTATTCTTGAAATGTGGTTAGTAAAGTTGAGTTTCGAATCCAAGATGATGCCTGTCACAAGGATTTCATTCTTGTGTTTAGCTACACAACTTTATGGGTCATTCAGTGTCTAATGTCAATGATACAGTTGACAAGGTCATTTATAGGACAGAGGTCACGGTGTGAAAGTAAAATACGCAGTcgtgtatcatcagcatacgAATGGCAAGATGCTTTGTGCTTCTGTATGATGGAACCAAGTTGCAGCATGTATCAACTGAACAGTAAGAATGAGTTTTATGAGAGCTGTTTCAGAGCCAGATTGGTGCACATCTTACAGAATGTGAAGCGATTGGTAATTACGCAGCTGTTTGTAGACAACCTTTTCAGGCATTTTACTAAGAAAAGGGATGTTGGAGGTTTGGAGATTGATTTGTAGTTTTACTAGTTTAATCACTAGTTTTTGTTACTGATCATATCCTGACAAGTTTCATATTGCCCTTTGCACTTATCTGAAATACTGTAACCATTTGGTAAACCTATTCTGTTCTTCTCTCAGCCGATGCATCTGACTCACCGGGTCCTAATCCTataatgacagcagctgaggcaCCAGTGTTCTGGCTAGCTGACCTCCACTATGGCCGAAAAGCCATATGAGGACTGAAATAGAAAGGGATGACAGtaaggagggcagaggaggaggggtgtaGGACAGGGATAAGGCTGAGGTATGCTGTCAGCGAACTAGTTCGCACAAGGTGTCGTTGGCAGGAAGATGTTTTCATTCCTGTTCTGACTGGCCACACTCAAAAAGCTGGATAAAACCATTCCGTCATGTAGAGGGACAAACACTGTGAATCACACGGGGATGACGGCGTATAAACCTTTGGACAGTCTCTCCTCCATGATATTGATGTCATTGCACTTGGTTATATACATGAAAAGTGACGGAAATAGTTACATGAATACCAAACAAAGAGGCCATGCCTACTTCTCTCGCAAAGCTGGCAAATGGCCGCattgagagagtgtgtgtgtgtgttttcaaaccAGAAGCAGACAGGTTTTCCGGGTTGACGCTTTGGTGTCAAAGTGGGTCTGGCAGAAGCAAAGACTATCTGTATCAACACCTCACACTGAatgctgtctgtgctgatggATGTTTTTTATAAAGCTGTTTAATCATTGTGTAATCAACAATGTCCAGAGACAGCTGTGGTTTAACTCTAGAGGTTAGCTTGATGGCAGACTTATTGGAAGTAGACAAACTTACGCACTATGCACTGTATGGCCCCTTTTCAGGTCAGTTAAGTAAAGTGTTTTATTGGGAACAGAACTTGTGTAATCGAATGCTAATAGTGTTGCTGCACAGTGCGGCTTGTGCAAGccagtgagcacacacacacacctccaatGCTCACTTTGACTGACATTAATTAGATTTACAGATTAGatttgcagcagaaacaatATGACAAGCCTGTTGAAGTGTCCAGACATCTACACCCTTTCTGGGAATCCTCAGTTCTTTGAATGCAAAAAGGATATAGAAGAAGATGTAATGAAATAGGGTGTGCtaatactgaaaatgtgcatttcgTGTAATCTGAACATTGCTGCCATGGACGTAGTTTGATTTTAGCGATGCCCTTGCCAGTGGCCCAGTTCTATATTCAGATCCCAGAGGGCCTCCTTGAGCCCTCATATCAGTCTAAGAACATTTGGCAAATGCACGTTCTTGCATCAGCCTAGTTTATTCCATTATATTTTGGGTAATATACAAATGCCCTGTGTACTGAACAGGATCgtacaaaacaaaattcatgTCTCTGAATCCATGTAGAATACTGGCCTGTGTTGGAGCAATTAATATCATATGGTGGAGTTGGGTGGTGTGACCTTATTAAATGTATctatgtgtttttcagtttgtgtgtgtgtgtgtgtgtgtgtgtgtgtgtgtgtgtgtgtgtgtgtgtgtatcatggCTGCTGGGGACAAGCGGCATGAAAATGTCCACATGGAAACTACATTAAAATCCACAGTTAAGCAGAGAAGAGATCAGCACTTAGAATGAAGTATTAATTCATGTTTCCATAAAGGCAGTGTTCAGCCCTCTTTGTCCCACAGAGTTTTAACATAGTAGATTAACAACACTTTCCAGCAGCTCTTGGTACATGCTTGTGTTGTACAGAGCTGCGCTCTGTGAGTGACCTACTTCCTCAGCAAAAGCTCATCAAGAGTTCAGCAGCCTGGCTCTCTACTCTCATTCTCCACCCCCAGCATCTTTCATCCATACTCCACCCTCCTCACTCCCCACTCTCCTGTCCAGCTCATCCTGTTCTCCTCCCCCATACTTTCATGTTATCCACCATCCACACAGATCCACCCCCCTTCAGTGGTCTCTGAAGCATCTGTGATGTAGCTCAGGCAAAGTCTCAGGCTCAAGCCCCAGGGCTATTGGAGGTAGCCAGCTTGTTTCTACCCTCATTTCAGTCTGATGAGAAATGATGCTTTGAAATGTTGCCTATGATGTTTATTTGACTGGGTTGAAATAACAACCACTGCACTTGTGGGGTCAGTGGATAAGTCATGGGTTTAAGAGACAAGTGTAGTAATACATAACGTGTTGAAATTGCCTTATTGATGAATGAATTGTGTGCACATTTTATGCCCACGGTTGAAGGATACAAATAAAGTGCTGCTTGTGCTGATTTTCCAGTCGTAAAGAAGACTTGACACATTGTATTTAAAGTTATAGAAAGCTGCTCTTTTCTAacagtgtgctgtgtctgttttgtttgttctctgtcacaGGGTCTCTTGGAGGATAGTCTCATTCCCAAAGCTaaggcagcagagagcaaaGTCTTCTATTTGAAAATGAAGGGAGATTACTACCGCTACTTAGCCGAGGTGGCTACAGGCGATAAGAAGAAATGTAAGCTCTACGTTAAGTCTCTTTTTGTACTGTCTGAGTGGTGCTTGGTTTATTTAATTTCctttatgtatgtgtatgttttgtaGTTAGAAAGCTGTATTGTAAGAACAGGTATCCACAGCTCCTTCCCCAGGAGGAGTTACCTTGCCAAATAAGACGTATTAGACAAGATCCTATTAAATGAACACTTAAGTATTGGAGTAAGCTTTAGGACATTGACTCCGCAGTGCTGATTACAAGGAAGGATAAATGCACTTGAATGCTAACGGTTTCTGTCATTGTTGACTAAACAGTCCACAACTAGTAAGTTAGTTCTTACGCAGGAGGTGACTGTATGAAGTTAAAAAGTGAATGTAAAACAGAcatctttctttttgtaaattTAACCTAAACTACAAGCAACAAAAGCCTGCAGCTTTCCAGCAGCGAACCATTTTGACCATTTTAAACTCATAGAAATATTCTGTTTGGGTCATTTCATTGTAGTCCTTTTTAGGTGAGCATGTCCACCCCTTTGGAGACAGAGCACCTCATGAGTTCAGTCTCTccctcagtttcagtttctttctcattcttttAATGAATTTGCCCCCTAGTGGCTGTTAAGTGACATGTCTCTGACGTGTGTCTATAGGTGTTAGACCAAAGCATTATCATTCACTGGTCTCCTCTCTCTAAAGCTGCTAAACTCAGTGGACTGGTTTGCAAGTCTCTGTTACTTGCAGCTATTTGTATTTGACTAATTTCACTCCTAAGAAGACAGTGGGATCAGGACCCTGCCCAAACCTCCTCACTAAGATTGAGAATTTGTACAGCAAATTGAAAGGCAATGGGTTTCCTGACTGACTGGTTTCAGCCTTCTGCCTCGTTCCACAATCGAACAGTTTTCTAAAATGACACAGGATGTTGGACTGTGGCTGAGGAGAGGCTCCCTTCTGGGTTTCAGCTTTGCCCTGAGACCTTGATATAATGCGAGAAGACAACTAAAGGAACTTCTGACATACTCAAAGCTCGTCTGTTGAATTTGCCGAGGTTGCTTTTCATTCATCTATGCACTTAGCAATACAAAGAGTGTACTATAGTTCCAATTCAGGGAACATTACAGAAACGACAGGCTCAGAGTTGTATGCATCTTAATCTCAATTTacggattttttttctcaaatacATAATCAGTATTACCATATATTACTTGCAGAGTTTGTAGTCTGTGTAATTAAGCATGAGTGTCTTTAGCCATAGAAAAGGGAAATTAAAAAGTCTCGGACATACAACCAATAAAAAAACTCAAAGTATTAGTAATAAGTCTTATTTTTTCAACATTGTGTTCTTACAAAGTTTAGGCCATCACAAACAATTATAGGTTGAATCCTCCAAC
It includes:
- the LOC143324601 gene encoding 14-3-3 protein beta/alpha-B-like; this encodes MTEGPQKELVQRAKLAEQAERYDDMAAAMKAVTCDSEELSNEERNLLSVAYKNVVGARRSSWRVVSSIEQKAEGCEKKKQMAKEYRENIESELENICREVLGLLEDSLIPKAKAAESKVFYLKMKGDYYRYLAEVATGDKKKSIISDSKDAYQSAFDISKDEMQPTHPIRLGLALNFSVFYYEILNTPDDACRLAKNAFDDAIAELDTLSEDSYKDSTLIMQLLRDNLTLWTSDNQGEDTEEPRD